The window ATTGTGCGTTTGTCCTTATCCTGGACGGAGTTGATGTCAGGCACATCCTTGATAGAATTCTTCCCGCCTTCCGTGAGACACTTGACCAGATACTTGAACGGGTATGTGATGGCATCCCTGCCGGATCTCGATCCCTCTTCGGAGACTATGCCCTCGAAATCGATGAAACCATGCTTCCAGATAGGGTTCTGATCTACAGCCCTGCGGTAATCGGTCCTTGCGAGCTTCCTCATCAGAGGTCCTTTCCCGATCCTGTTGAGGATCCTCTGTTCGAACAGCCTCCAAGAGATCTTCCCATCCTTACCCTTATGACGCTCCACCATCACAGGTTCGTCAAGGATGAAGATGAGATGTGGGGCAGGATAACCGGAGGATTGCGCCTCCTTGGAAGTCAGGGTGCCGTGCTTCCCGAAGATCTTGCTGATGTTCGCATTGAGGCTGTTGATAACGTTGAACGTGTATTCGACCCCCTCTGTCGGAGTGGAGCGCAGAGCCGCCCAGGCCTCCTCGCATGTGAACTTGGACCTATCGAAGTTGACCGTACATAGTAGAAGTCTGGTCATCCTCCTGTTACGGAATCCCTTGACGGGGTAGTCGAAGATCTTACCCTCCAGAGCATTCTTGAGGGCATCCCTCTTCTTGGTCTTCCTCGTCGCGTATACGACGTTACCCCTCTTCGCAGATTGGGCGAATATGATTTCGCCGGACTCCAGATTGACGAATTTGTTGTAATCCTCAGATTCGATCCAATCCAGAAGGATTGCCTGCAGATTGGAATCAGTCATCGAACTCTCACCGCGGACGAGCTGCGCAATGAGCTCATCCTGAACGAATGGCCAACATCCCGATTCGTCGGTACGGCGCTCTATAGCTGGTAGCTGTTTGAGGACCTCGGACAGCCTCACTCCGTTCTTCTTCGTGTTCTCCCTGACCACATCGGGATCATAAGTGGTCAGATTTTCCTGCCTTAGAGGACCCTCCGGAGAGGCCTCGGGCGATTCGGCTAAAGCAATAGAATTCAATAGAAATTATACGGATGTACGCTCGGCGCTATTATACCAGAAATAGGCCTCATAGAAATTTTTCAGACATGCTGGCTCAGTTGGGTTCTAGCCCCTTCAGGCCCGCCACTTGTCTAGCCAGACACCTCGAAAAAAATTCTATTGGTATCGGATTTTCACGCTCTTTTCGTACCACCGCGCCTCGTTTCGAGTGTAAGTGGACTCGAATCCATGTTCGACTGTACAATTGTGTGCATCCAAATCAGGCCCCTTTGGAATCCCAATAATCCCTCATGTCCTGCGATGCATCATGGAGATCCTTGTCGGCGTATTCGCGCTGAGTAGTGGCGACGGAGGCATGGCCCATGACGAGGGAAACATCATGGATCGGCTGACCGTCCTTGAGCGCCCTCTTGCCGAATGTGCGCCTGCACTTCCTGAGGTCGAAGGTGATCTCCAGATCCTCCTCCACCATGGACTTGAGGGTACGTATCCTGCCATAGGAGATGTATCCCCCGTCGTGCTTGATCGGAGGGAAGACCGCATCCTCATTCTTACCTGCCTCCCTGAGCCTGAGGGTCCTCGCCTCGAGGTATCTCTTGAACACAGGGACGCCGTCGGGACGGACGGGAATCCAGCGTGCGACGCCGTAGGACTTCTCTCCCTTGACGTGCTCCGCATAGACCTCCATGTTGCCGTCGTCGAGGAATCTGATGTTGCTCATCGAGAGCATCCTGAGCTCCTTCGGTCTGAGGCCGCCGCATATCGCAAGAGATACGAGGCCGTAGGCCTCCATCTTCTCCCAGTTTCCAGTGCTGATCTCCATCGCCCTATCGATGATCCTCTTGATGTCCTCCTCGAACATCGAAGGTCCGCGGGTGTGGTACCTCTTGGGGATGTGCGCCGGGAATTTCTTCTTGAACTTGGTGACGGCCTCGTTATCGTAGAACGATAGCATCTTGTCCAGATTCCCGAGGTCCTTGTTGACCGTTGAGGCCTTCACTCCGCTCTGCTTCCTGTAACCGACGAAACGGTCTATGTCCTCCGGCGTGATCCTCTTCGGATTGTC of the Thermoplasmata archaeon genome contains:
- a CDS encoding site-specific integrase; the encoded protein is MGRYPFTECLDEYLPMEAGHIEPTTMQTFERRLRQIGRIFHEMKEKGMVSTDNPKRITPEDIDRFVGYRKQSGVKASTVNKDLGNLDKMLSFYDNEAVTKFKKKFPAHIPKRYHTRGPSMFEEDIKRIIDRAMEISTGNWEKMEAYGLVSLAICGGLRPKELRMLSMSNIRFLDDGNMEVYAEHVKGEKSYGVARWIPVRPDGVPVFKRYLEARTLRLREAGKNEDAVFPPIKHDGGYISYGRIRTLKSMVEEDLEITFDLRKCRRTFGKRALKDGQPIHDVSLVMGHASVATTQREYADKDLHDASQDMRDYWDSKGA